The Hirundo rustica isolate bHirRus1 chromosome 24, bHirRus1.pri.v3, whole genome shotgun sequence genome includes a window with the following:
- the YOD1 gene encoding ubiquitin thioesterase OTU1 yields MLRLRCKARSGSHALPGLSPHSRLRDMQAALAALTGVPAPAQRLLHGFPPRSLDLSDGERRLGELGIHSGDTLIVEEDTSKPEPDSPVIAKKAMSQPVREAVPVLARRVVPADNSCLFTSVSYVVEGGVYDPGCAPEMRNLIAQIVASDPESYCEAVLGKTNREYCDWIRREETWGGAIEVSILSKFYQCEICVVDTQTVRIDRFGEDAGYSKRVLLIYDGIHYDPLERRVPGSDLPPQTIFPSSDDVVLAQALELADEARRKRQFTDVNRFALRCMVCQKGLTGQLEAREHAKETGHANFGEV; encoded by the exons ATGCTGCGGCTGCGCTGCAAGGCCCGGAGCGGCTCGCACGCGCTGCCGGGGCTGTCGCCGCACTCCCGCCTCCGCGACATGCAGGCCGCGCTGGCCGCGCTCACCGGAGTGCCCGCGCCCGCCCAGCGCCTCCTGCACGGCTTCCCGCCGCGCAGCCTCGACCTCAGCGACGGCGAGCGCCGGCTCGGCGAGCTCGGCATCCACTCGG GCGACACTCTCATAGTAGAAGAGGACACCTCCAAACCCGAGCCTGACTCTCCCGTGATCGCCAAAAAAGCCATGTCCCAGCCCGTGAGGGAAGCCGTGCCTGTGCTGGCCAGGAGGGTGGTGCCGGCAGACAATTCCTGCCTGTTCACCAGCGTCTCCTACGTGGTGGAGGGCGGCGTCTACGACCCCGGCTGCGCCCCGGAGATGCGCAACCTCATCGCCCAGATCGTGGCCAGCGACCCCGAGTCGTACTGCGAGGCCGTGCTGGGCAAAACCAACCGGGAATACTGTGACTGGATCCGCAGGGAGGAGACGTGGGGAGGAGCCATCGAGGTGTCCATCCTGTCCAAGTTCTACCAGTGCGAGATCTGCGTGGTGGACACGCAGACCGTGCGCATCGACCGCTTCGGCGAGGACGCGGGCTACAGCAAGCGCGTGCTGCTGATCTACGACGGGATCCACTACGACCCCCTGGAGCGCCGCGTGCCCGGCTCGGACCTTCCCCCCCAGACCATTTTCCCCAGCAGCGACGACGTGGTGCTGGCGCAAGCCCTGGAGCTGGCGGACGAAGCCCGGAGGAAGAGGCAGTTCACGGATGTGAATCGCTTCGCCCTGCGCTGCATGGTGTGCCAGAAGGGACTGACGGGGCAGCTGGAGGCCAGGGAGCACGCCAAGGAGACCGGGCACGCCAACTTTGGGGAGGTGTGA